In the Panicum virgatum strain AP13 unplaced genomic scaffold, P.virgatum_v5 scaffold_2844, whole genome shotgun sequence genome, one interval contains:
- the LOC120694066 gene encoding putative disease resistance protein RGA3 yields MASIEGAAVSAILKILANKLAPSMLKQYSSIVGVTMDLQDLKGRFEDISSWLEKAGCKTTDNDQFFIRKLKHVAYDVDDIVDEFHLEAEKHEAEVANNIVSKCLCTKPKSYLFQFKAALKIKAIKNRFDAIVKQRTDFSAIVNSLPEGHPVPHMNRTAKATPIVPNVAVASIICGREREKQEIISKLVDKNNQQIIKIVSIIGLGGSGKTALSNLVFGDGNTVKDHFEVRIWVHVPQEFDVQQLMMKMFEAITYQKSEHHSIQNIIQTIADTLTGKRYLLVLDDVWTVDRSQWEDFMLYIKRGAPGSSILLTSRNRNVAEAVESTDLSKLSSLSKDDSWTVFTQIIGEDIKGLDSELLEVGREIVNKCGGVPLAIKVLANVLRGKTRIEQWKAVRDSNLLDAEDKEHRCMELAALSNSIGRNKKLRVLKLDHTKIKELPLVELPKEINNLEKLQVLNLENRGELVNLPEGTSKLEKLQVLNLEGCRKLVELPDGIVKFERLQVLNLKDCEELRGMPIGIGQFSSQLQKLPLFVVGNGKSLLEYQSSQM; encoded by the exons ATGGCCAGTATCGAAGGTGCTGCTGTGTctgcaattttgaaaattttggcaaaCAAGTTAGCTCCATCGATGTTGAAGCAGTACAGCTCTATAGTGGGTGTGACAATGGATCTCCAGGATCTCAAGGGTCGATTTGAGGATATCAGCTCCTGGCTAGAAAAAGCAGGATGTAAAACAACGGATAATGATCAATTTTTCATCAGAAAATTGAAACACGTCGCATACGacgttgatgatattgttgatGAGTTCCATCTAGAGGCTGAGAAGCATGAAGCTGAAGTTGCCAACAATATTGTGTCAAAATGTCTCTGCACAAAACCAAAATCATATCTGTTTCAATTCAAGGCTGCCCTCAAGATCAAGGCTATAAAGAATAGATTTGATGCAATAGTGAAGCAAAGAACTGACTTCAGTGCAATAGTAAACAGTTTGCCGGAAGGTCATCCTGTTCCACACATGAACAGGACTGCCAAGGCAACTCCAATAGTGCCAAATGTTGCTGTGGCATCAATAATATGTGGAAGAGAGCGAGAAAAGCAGGAAATAATATCTAAACTGGTGGACAAAAATAACCAACAGATAATCAAGATAGTCTCCATAATTGGGCTTGGTGGCTCTGGGAAAACTGCCTTGTCTAACCTAGTTTTCGGTGATGGTAACACCGTAAAGGATCATTTTGAAGTAAGAATATGGGTTCATGTGCCCCAAGAATTTGATGTCCAACAGCTTATGATGAAGATGTTTGAAGCCATTACTTATCAAAAATCTGAACATCATTCCATACAGAACATAATTCAAACTATAGCAGATACGTTGACTGGAAAGAGGTATTTGCTTGTATTAGATGATGTTTGGACTGTGGACCGAAGTCAATGGGAAGATTTTATGTTATATATAAAGAGAGGAGCACCTGGAAGTAGTATTTTGTTGACAAGTCGCAACAGAAATgttgcagaagcagtggaatcAACAGATCTGTCGAAGTTGTCGTCCTTGTCTAAGGATGATAGCTGGACAGTGTTCACTCAGATCATTGGTGAGGACATAAAAGGTTTGGACTCTGAATTATTGGAAGTTGGGAGAGAGATTGTGAATAAATGTGGTGGGGTGCCACTTGCAATTAAAGTTCTTGCAAATGTCCTTCGTGGCAAGACACGTATAGAACAATGGAAGGCCGTGAGAGACAGTAATCTACTAGATGCTGAGGATAAAGAGCATAGA TGCATGGAGCTTGCAGCCTTGTCAAATTCTATTGGTAGAAATAAAAAGCTAAGAGTTCTTAAACTAGATCATACCAAGATTAAGGAGCTACCA CTAGTAGAGCTACCTAAAGAAATTAACAACTTGGAGAAGCTTCAAGTTTTGAACTTGGAAAATCGTGGGGAACTGGTAAATCTACCTGAAGGCACTAGCAAGTTGGAGAAGCTTCAAGTTTTGAACCTCGAAGGCTGTAGGAAGCTGGTAGAGCTGCCTGATGGCATTGTCAAGTTTGAGAGGCTTCAAGTTTTGAACCTGAAAGATTGTGAAGAATTGAGAGGGATGCCTATAGGCATTGGACAATTCAGCAGTCAACTACAAAAGTTGCCCTTATTTGTTGTGGGTAACGGTAAAAGTTTGCTGGAATATCAGAGCTCGCAAATGTAG